In Megalops cyprinoides isolate fMegCyp1 chromosome 8, fMegCyp1.pri, whole genome shotgun sequence, the genomic stretch cctATTTAATTGAGACTGTCTCCCTACATGATTTAAAAGACACCAGGAAAtaggaaaaaacacatacactgtaTCATTTTATCACTTCTAAACATCCtatacaatattttttgttcacTGAAAGCCAAAAGGAGATAATGGGTTAGAGATGGAAAATCTAAATTTGTATTAAATCAACTGTCCAGCAAAGCATAATTATTTGCAATTTATTGAATAAAACCTAATGTACACAGTGGCTCCCAATACCCAGAACTGGAAAACACCATTTTACAGCACTTGTTCATGTGTACCTATCTAGGACCAGTGTATGAGGAAAGAGCCTGTGCCATTTTCTATGTCTACAACCTCCTTAAACGTAATCAAGTCACACCTCTCCTCagctcacttcactggcttcctgttatagCCTCCATCAATCtgaaaaccttggtgctggcatacaggacagtgaatgggacagccccctcatacctacaatcGGTCTTCAAACCATGTGTTCCGCCAAGATCATTATGCTCTGCAATCacggggcaactgactgtcccattcCAGAAGGGTCACTCCTCTCAAACATGATGCCCATCTGTACTGGTTCTTCAGTcccttcagactgcattttgcttccacctcaatccccaccccctaacacctgctacttgtattactactatttattttatatgtagtattgtaatgtgttttggattctgtgatctagtggcTATGAtttatggtagtgtgtgtatttgtcttcCCTTAATTATTAGGCTATccagtcaggttgcacaagttaacttgcggtagtgcttgaatagtgttatgctcacactcaccagtctgggagtattgttagcctggtctgatacttTTGCCCATTCAgcttcaatggatacacttctggtGTTTTGTGGTggaagtctgctaaatgaatgcactgtaatgtaatgagtctTTCTAATTCTTGATAACCGGTTTTGTTTCATGGTCACAGGTTTCTTGGCGGTGAGTAATTGTGCCCTTTTCTATGCCTTCCTGTGCAGTGCACCTGATTTTCCTGCTGGGGGTAGGCCTGGCTGTCTTCTGCCTCAGCCTGGTCCTGGGCTGCGTCctgtgctggtgctgcaggAGGGTCCCACAACCCCAAGACAAAgagtctgtgatgtcatttcctcttGAGCCTGGGGATCACGtgagcccctcccccacagctGAGCCCCTCAGCTTGTCCCCCTCAGTTGATGCCACGTCCATCAAGCAGGAGTATGAGGAGCTGGATGGGGACACCCTGgagctcccctcccccttcagtTGCTCCACCCCCTCTGAGACTGACTCCGCCCACTTGCCTTTCATCCCGCGCCCTCGCGCGGCCTCCGAGATGAACGAGCACCCCAAGTCCTTCTTTCCACTGCGCCGCCTCGGCACCTCCACAGCTTCTTCCTCAAAGGTCATGGTCCACAGTCGGTCTtcactgccctccctccccaggCTGGGCTTGTTCTCTATGACACGGCGGGCGCTGGAGCGCCACTGCACGGTGACGAGCGACAGCTTTCTACACAGCGAGCGCACCAGACTGACCAGCCCCATCCTGAGTACTCCCTCCACCGactctgtgttccagccccaGGTCCCACCTCAGGAGCTCTCTCTGCCCCACTACGGCTCCAACTCCAGCTGTCCAAAGGCAGCCTCTCAAATGTCCTtcaccctcctcttctctccagcCAACGGCACTCTGACAGTCCATATCCTCAGCCTGTCGGGTGTTTCTCAAGGTGGAATGGGTAGGGTTTCAGTGCATGCCAGCCTGCCCCCTCTTTGCCCCGCCCCTCTACAGGTATTAATCCGGCAACCCAGCCTCAGCCCTGACTTCCAGAGCCAGAGCTTTGTTCTGCAGGTGGGTTCGGTGGAGGAGCTTCGCAGGTGCACACTGCATATGGCTGTCTTCATCCAGGACCTTTCAGGCCTGAGGGAAGTGCCGCAGggggagctggagctgctgtgtgGGGAAGTAGACTGGGAACTTGACCACACCATCACCTGTACCAAGGAGCTCAGCCCAGCCAAGTACAGACTTAAAAAGGTACCCACCACTGCTGTGTAACTAAGCATCATGTGGTTTCCAACAGTGGCCTTTTCTGTGCTCTTACCTGGATTAGGTTTTATGATCATATGCTAATCCAGGTGAATAAAATACTATttaacaaattttatttgagaATGGAGTTTTAAAAGAAACTTgaaatttagtcatttagcaggtaGTGGGAAAGCCAGTCATGTAGCTGAATGTGTAAATTGGCATTTTGCAGGATTTTCATTAGATGGGGCTCTTCCTCGTCCGTGGTCT encodes the following:
- the LOC118782274 gene encoding synaptotagmin-5-like produces the protein MAYQDEEYPEQPLWQSVLVFCCKGMIEGIVVLLFVWLLVQVLFTKDLEVHLIFLLGVGLAVFCLSLVLGCVLCWCCRRVPQPQDKESVMSFPLEPGDHVSPSPTAEPLSLSPSVDATSIKQEYEELDGDTLELPSPFSCSTPSETDSAHLPFIPRPRAASEMNEHPKSFFPLRRLGTSTASSSKVMVHSRSSLPSLPRLGLFSMTRRALERHCTVTSDSFLHSERTRLTSPILSTPSTDSVFQPQVPPQELSLPHYGSNSSCPKAASQMSFTLLFSPANGTLTVHILSLSGVSQGGMGRVSVHASLPPLCPAPLQVLIRQPSLSPDFQSQSFVLQVGSVEELRRCTLHMAVFIQDLSGLREVPQGELELLCGEVDWELDHTITCTKELSPAKYRLKKAWSSLDATSQRGLASTPRVSGQLFILLQYQALAHRIKVMVHKAENLTKLTRMPGAPDHYVIINLRHEGTVITTNETKGAGGCNAVWNTPFLFDLPPGDVSQLSIVLEFIVMQGRVYSKRSMLGRVLIGREAPEVGQAHWRDMCSQEQVETARWHTIQP